The genomic DNA CGCGGTGATCTCCTCAAGCAGGAGATCGTTGCGGACGTCAAGAAACGTCGGGAACGGGCGCCCGCGACGAAGATGGCGGCCGATGTCGTTGAAGTTCTTGTTGAGGCTGCGAATCACGTTCAGCACCAAGGTGCGATCCGTGACAGGCTCACCGAGGTCGGCGAGATCGTCGGCCATGGACTTGAACTTCCTACAGTAATTGGTGATGGACAAGTCACCTTGGAAGAAGTGGCGGAACCGGGCGTCGAGATGCAGGGCACGGGTTTCGCGATTGCCGAGAAATTGTGCCTCGATGGCGAGCCAGGCCGCCCGTGCAGATCCGCCGCGCCCCATAACGGCTTCGGCGAGTTCGGCGGAGATGGTGCCGTGAAGCCAGGAGCGGACGACGCAGTCCATCCGCTCCCAATCCGGAGAGGAGGGGGGTGGAGCGTCTTCCTCGATGTGGTCCTGGAGGGCAAAGCGGCCGACGGCGAGCAGGAACTGCTCGCGCCACCGCGTGTAGGAGCCGGAGGAAGCGTCGAGGACGACGGGTTTGAGGCTGCGGATGTTCTGTACGCCGGCAGCTTGGGCGTGGAGGTTCAGAACAGCGGCAGCCTCATGAAGGAGCATGGCGGCGCGGACGTCGTCGGCGGGAGGGCGATCGGCGTCGCGTTCCtggtcggcggccgcggccgcggccgtcttggcgagcgcgagggcggCCTCACGCTTCGCCTGGCGCGCCGTGCGCGCGTCTGTGAGACGCTGCGGCTCGGTGGCGGCCGCAAGACGCtgctgctcggcggcggccgcggcttcAGCGTCGTCGGTGGGGGGAAGGGTGCCGGCCATGGCGCAGCCAAGGTGGCGCGCGGCTAGGGCAGCGGAAGGAGGAGAATCACGGGGGAAACCCGGACTCTTGATACCATGTAAGCGAGTATGGCCGGAAGATGATTAGATTGATTAGGGTGCAGAGCACAGTACAGATACATATAGGCAAGGATGCCGCCACGTATGGTAACAACCCAATCAGAGGGATCCTTGCCTATCCTAACCAACACATATCCTGGGGGGGCGCACCTGGACACAGGTGTGGCACCCAGCCCCAATGGCCAGCAGGCCGGCTAAGCTAGAGGCCCGTGGGCCAGCCTATACATGTCTCTCTAACATCTATTTTCTCTTATAATAGTGCTTCTTGTTGCAATTGATCAATTCATCTCAAGTTGAAAAAGGGACAAGCTTCAGCTCCTCCATGATGAAGACATTTCAGCGTGGCCTTCTGAGTTCAAGGTTCCATCTTGCCACCTTGTCTTGACAGTTAGGTTAATTTCTTCTAAACTAGCGGCTGTCAAATGCGTTTTTTTATCAATAAGTGATTGGCAAATTGCTGTAACTCTTTATTTCTTCTAGTACAATCTACAATCAAATAATATATCCAATaccattttctacaattttatataGCAAATCAGCAATACACTAAACAGACAATAGTAACTAGTAAATTAGAGTTGATGTGGTCTGACAACAAATTGCTGTCGGTTTACTATTCTATTTCCTGAATATAAAACTTGATTAACTGATGATCCTAGCAGATGATTCGGTTCATTAGCTTGGTCTTATTTTGGTTAAAATAGTCAAGATATTTGTTAGTCATGTTTAATGTCCATTAGTCATGTGAATCATTTAATTCTCATATTTTCATCTGCTGTTGCATGTTGTCCAGCTTTGTTATATATGTTTGCTTCACTGATATAAACAATTTCAACAACGTGGTTTCCTGATTTGGCATGTTCGCAGGGATGGTGAAGCTCCAAAGTTGACTGAGAATGGCTTCCAATTTCTTGTGAGTTCTCAGCTTTCAGCTCTCATCTAATCCGATAATTGACATCTTCCCTATTTGGTTCTTATTATTTTCTATTAAACCAGCTGATGGAAACAAATGCACAACTTTGGTACATAATGAGAGAATACATTTCCTCTGCAGAGGTATTGGTGGCACattctttttatatttttttcagtTCGCCTTGATGACTTTTatgttgaattcgttgttgattATTCATGTTATTGAATATAGGAACGTGGAGTGGACCCTACGGAGCTGATATCATTTCTCTTGGAACTTAGTTTTCATAAATTGGGAGCGGTAAAGTGATCTTTCTTCCTAAAGATCATGTTGGCACATGTAGATAGTAGTCAACATTTTGTCCTCGGAAAAATTCTATGTCCAGAGCACCTTGTCTTGTGGTGATATGTTACATGAATAGGAAAATGAAGTGCTTATAAATGAAATATACTAGAAGAGCATCTTGAAGAAGTTGTAACTGTTCCACTTCATCTAACATTGCAGGAAAATCTAGCTTACTTGCTTGCTTAAGaatgtttgaaaagaaattagTCATTGTAGTTTTGAGTCTAATAAAATAAAATCTACCAGCTTCTTATTCAAAGTCTGCTGTCTGAGGTTGAAAATTCATGGATATACTTTCTGTTTGCCTTGTTCATGTTTCAGGCTTATAGTTTGAACACTCTGACTGATGTGCAAAGAATTGCCATCAGGGATCTTGCAGAGTTGGGATTAGTCAAGCTGCAGCAGGTAGAAATTCTATTTTTGTTCCCCCCTGATCATCTTGATGATAATGACGAGTACTGAATTTCAGGGTCGAAAGGATAGCTGGTTCATTCCTACCCAATTGGCTACAAATCTCTCAGCAAGCTTGTCAGATTCATCGTCTAGCAAAGAGGTTGCATAATATATCTTTCCCTACTGCAACTATTTATGTTTTCCAAATCTTCTCTGTAACCTCCACCTACTTGTCCCCTAATCGATGATCAGGATGAAGAATGTATTACATTTCATCTCAGAGTTGATATTGGTAATGTTGTTGCAGGGCTTTGTGGTTGTGGAGACAAACTTTAGAATGTATGCATACTCTACTTCCAAATTGCACTGTGAGATTCTGCGCCTTTTCTCAAGGTACATGAGGGTACATATGAGTGACGTAATCTAGCTCCTCAATCTACCACTTTTTCATTAAAGATACAACATGGTAGTTCACTACCTCCTGTTCGGGAATTACTTGCTTTTGTCATGTTGCATGCAAAGAGAGCAACTGATCTGTCATAACTGCATGGGCTCTGTACTCTTTCTTAAAGCTTATTTACCTGATGCACTTGAGTATAGGCCAATTCGGTTGGTCAAGCTATGCAGCTGCTTGTTTATTTGTGCTGTTGACCTTAACAAATTAGACTGCATAAGTTAAGCTTCTAGTGTAGTCCAGTGCTATTCTGGTAAAAAAAATGTAACTTAATAAAGCCAGCTATAGACATCTCTTGGAGCTGCTAAGCCCTTCAAAATTATGGTGTCGTAGCCCATAGGCGGCTTGTAGATCTAGCTGTTTGAACCACCTGCATCTAAAAATAATTGTTGTCCTCTTTGCACTGTTGGCTGTAGTGCATTAGCCCATATGGTGCTTTGCTGCCTTGCGCTATTGCCTTGCTCTATAGATGGCAAGGAGGAATTATTTTGAGCATCCTACTCAGATTTATCTGAGGTTCAAAGATCTGAAACAGAAAATTTGTTTCGAATGAGTCAAGCTGGCAGGTTTTGTTCTCTTGTTCCAAAGGCTTGATTATAATGGCATGGTTAGTTGTTTGTGCACTCATTTTGGAACGAAATTATTGACCACATGCTTTTCTATTCAGGGTGGAGTATCAACTTCCAAACCTCATCGTAGGAGCTATTACAAAAGAAAGTATTTATGGTGCTTTTGAGAATGGAATAACTGCTGAACAGGTAATGTCAAGAATCTAGATTGTACTACTTCCATGCTGTTTTACTTTTAGTCTTCAATGCATGCAGTCGAATATTCTTATATAACTAAAAATGTAATGGTCACAGGTGTGTTTAGTGGAGGTATCATTGCAACAAATACATTGCATCCATACACATGACCTTTTTTTAGGACATTTTCATTTGAAGTTTGTGCCCACTAACAGACCCAAAATTAATTATGTTTTTTTTGGCACTGTGTAAATTTTGTTAACATTTTTTCTCCACCAGCTTAgcttctattctatttcttgtCTTGTATAAAAGCAGCTACATTCAAAATCTAGCTTGCATCTTGTTTCAAGACTGATTGTCTTGTTTTTCAGATAATTTCATTTCTCAAGCAAAATGCTCACCCTCGTGTTGCGGACAAGATACCTGCTGTCCCGGAGAATGTCACAGATCAGGTAAGAAGCGAGAGTTCCCACTCTTTTGACCGCCATCACTTGCTCTGCAGAAACAGTACAGTGTAAAAGTAATTCAATACTCATATATGCAGATTAGGCTGTGGGAAACTGATCGTAACAGGGTCGAGATGATTCCATCACATTTATATGAAGATTTTCCTAGCAAGGTAAACACAGTATTATCTGTACCCTGCATCTTTGTCTGAGGGTAATCGTCAGACATTTACTTGCCTGCTGTACTCAGTGATTTTTCTCGTAAACTGACTGTTTACTTAACTCTGCTCCCTTATGCAGGAATGGTTTGAACAATGCTGTGATCACGC from Panicum virgatum strain AP13 chromosome 7N, P.virgatum_v5, whole genome shotgun sequence includes the following:
- the LOC120683506 gene encoding general transcription and DNA repair factor IIH subunit TFB2-like, which translates into the protein MPQVLVVARNFMDMVAALPASKLDMLYDSAFICEAVLRSLPPLAKKYALQMLYVLAPVTAAAMEEWVLNEYAAKHRVAIDKLLQLRVFVEVRDRRKEVSYKMNQKFQGNMQKYLVDGGSLPREPIPLSVTGRLPASTDLEAYALDQWECFLLQLINSSQVEKGTSFSSSMMKTFQRGLLSSRDGEAPKLTENGFQFLLMETNAQLWYIMREYISSAEERGVDPTELISFLLELSFHKLGAAYSLNTLTDVQRIAIRDLAELGLVKLQQGRKDSWFIPTQLATNLSASLSDSSSSKEGFVVVETNFRMYAYSTSKLHCEILRLFSRVEYQLPNLIVGAITKESIYGAFENGITAEQIISFLKQNAHPRVADKIPAVPENVTDQIRLWETDRNRVEMIPSHLYEDFPSKEWFEQCCDHARDHGYLLWEDSRRMRLIVRGEFHPEMREFLRRQR